From the genome of Gemmatimonadota bacterium:
CAAGCACACCGATCCTGGCTCCTCTCAAGGCATCGGCCCGAAGGGCGTCCTGGAAACCTTCCACGAGAGAGGGGCGGGGGACCATGGTGGCCGGATCGTTCGGATCTGGACCCGCGATCGCCGCGAGCCCGATCGCGAGATCCTCGACCGTCCGGGCGAGCGGACCCGGTGTATCCTGGGTGTGGGAGAGGGGAACGAGCCCTTGGACACTGGCCAACCCCTTGGTCGGGCGGATCCCGAAGAGCCCGTTGAAGGCGGCGGGCACGCGGATCGAGCCGCAGGTGTCGGTTCCGTATCCGATCGCCGCAAAACTCGCGGAGACCGCGGCCCCGGTGCCCCCGCTCGACCCGCCCGGATTTCGGGAGGGGTCATAGGGATTGCGGGTTTGGCCGCCAAGCGAGCTGATGCTGGTGTAGCCGAAGGCGAACTCGTGCAGGTTGGTCTTCCCCAGGATGACCGCGCCGGCTTCCCGCAGCATCCGCACCACCGTCGCGTCCTCGGGAGGCACCATTCCCTCCAGCGAGACGGAACCTGCGGTCGTCGGCTGGTCCGCGGTTCCGAAGTTGTCCTTGAGGACGATCGGAATTCCATGGAGGGGGCCCCGCGGCCCTGACTCCGCGCGCTCGCCGTCGAGCGCCTCCGCTTCCTCACGGGCTCGCGGATTGAGGGAAATCAGGGCCCTCAGCTCGGGGCCGGCTCGATCGTAGGCCTCGACCCGCGCAAGATAGGCGTCCACCAGTGCCACCGCCGTCGTTCGCCCTTCCTCCATCGCCTCCTGAAGTTCCGTGATGCTCGTCTCATAGACCTGGACCGGGCCTTCGGGGCCCCGCGGGCCACATCCCACGAGGACCGCCGCGAGAACGACCGCCGTCGCGGCGCGGGGAGGTCGGTCGGCGCGAGGAGGCATCGGCTTGGTCATCCGTTCTCCAGTGCGCGCGGGAACCGAGACGACTGCGCGAAGTCGGAGTAAAGGAAGGGGGACGCTCCGCGTCCGCGCCCCCTCAATCTCCCAGGAGGTACCCGAAGATCAGGGGCGCGACGATCGTGGCATCCGACTTGATCAGGAACTTCGGGGTGTCGGGCGCGAGTTTCCCCCAGGTGATCTTCTCGTTGGGAACGGCCCCCGAATACCCACCGTACGAAACCTCCGCGTCCGAGATCTGGCAAAAGTACCCCCAGAAGGGTGTTTCCCGCCTCATATCCTGAATGATGGACGGCACCGCGCAGATCGCGAAGTCTCCGGCGATCCCACCCCCGATCTGGAAAAATCCGACCGAGGGAAGCCCCTCCGCCAACCCATTGTTCGCGAGGTACCACTCGATGAGCGCCGCGAACTGTTCGGTCCCCGTCTTTACGCACTGATGGTGAGGAACCTTCCCGACCAGGACGTTGGCGGCGAACATGTTCCCCGTCGTCGAGTCCTCCCACCCGGGGGAGTACACCGGCACACCCTTCTCCATCGCGGCGAGGAGCCAGGAATTTTGGGGGTCTCCCTGGTAGTGCTCGTCGAGTTCGCCGGAGGCCAGGATGTCGAATAGGTACTCGGAGGGAAAGGTGCGCGTCCCTTCCCGGCACGCCGAGCTCCAGCGGTCGAGCAGGCGGGATTCGATGTGGCGCATGATGTCTTCGGGGATACAGGTGTCGGTGACCCGATTCATCCCCCGCTCGTACAGTGCCTGCTCGTCGCTCGCGGAGAGCGCGCGCCAGTCGGGAACGAGCTCGTATTCGTCGTGACCGAGGAGGTTGAAGACGTCCTCCTCGAGGTTCGCGCCGGTGCACGAGATCGCGTGGACCTTGTTTTCCCGGATCATTCGAGAGAGGCTGATCCCCAGCTCTCCGGTGGACATCGCCCCGGCGAGCGACACGAGCATCTTTCCTCCCTTCGCGAGATGGGCCTCGTAGGCCCGTGCGGCTTCGACCGTTTCGCGGGCGTTGAAGTGGAGGTAGTGCTTGTCCATGAATACGCGGATCGCACCCATTTAGCGGAACCCCCGGAGGGCGGGCGCGCGGAGCGGGGGCGGGGCGGGAGAAAAACGAAACGACACGGAAAGTGGTCCTCCGGTTCGGTCGGGGATGCGGGAGGCAAGGTGGTCCGCCTTCCAGGGTCCTCATTATTTCACAGGCCTCCGTTCCTCACAAGCGCGTCACGGGAGACGCCGCGCCCCGGGGGACTCTCATGACGATGTCGAGCGCGGGAGAGTGAGCGTCTGATGCGGCCCATCCCTAAGAGTGGCGGCCTCCAGGAAGAACCGCCGGTCGGTCTCCTCCTCCTCCAGGCCTCGTCCGCGCTCGTGGGTCCCCCGGGCGATCGGGCGCGGAGCCTTCCTCCCGGCGCCCTGCGCCCGGTGTGCGGCGGGGGCCTCACCGCCCTCCTGGCCGGCTCGGAAGGCCTACACGGGCTTTTCCAGGAGTCGCGGAAGCTCGCGGGACGCCTCGAGCTCTTCACCGAAGAGGGACCGATCTCCCGCGAAGCCGGGATGAGGGCCGGATCGGGCACGTGGCATCGAACGATCCACCTTCCCTCGGGCGGCTCGCTGGAGGAACGGGGCCTCTTAGCTGACAACCATCCCGCCGCCGTGGTTCAGTGGACCTTGCGCTCCGGGCCCGCCGGAAGGAGGGGTGCGCCGGGCAATAGGCGGATACTGGATCTGCGCCTCCATCTCCCGTTGCCTCACGCGCCCCTGGAGCTTCGCCTTCTCCTCGCGGAGGGCGCCCCCGTGGCCGTTCTCCTCCTCCCCGGCAGTTCGGAACCGATGGCGGCCGCGCGCGCTCTCGCGCCACTGTCGGAGCGCGAACGCCAGCGGGTGGGCCGCGGTGAGCAGGGTGGCATCGAACTCAGGTTGGGGCTCGACGGGTCCGGTCCGACGCGGCCGCTCGCTGACGCCCTTCTGGCCATCGAAGAGGCCTCTCTCGGGTTGGGACCTATGGGGCGCCCCACGGGTCCCTTTCTCGCGGGCGTCGCCGACGGGCTCCCGACCTTTTTGTCCGGAGTGCCCCTTGCGGAGTTGTGCGTCGCGGCATTGGCAGCCGGGCGCTTCGGTCTCGCCCGGGGAGTCCTGGACGCGCTCGTCTCGGCCGCACACCCGCAGAGAACGGACCTCGACCGGCTGGCGAGCCGATGGGTGGAATGGACCGGGCGCCCGGCGCCGTCGGCGTTCGCCTCCGCGAAGGAAGGCTCGCCCTTTGGCCCCGCACCCGCCAACCCCCGGCACCATCTCCCGGTGCTGGGCGGAGGGAGACCGGGCGGCGCGGAGGAGTGGCTCGCGCTTTCGGCACCCCTCCCCCCTCCCGAGAGCTTCGGGAGTCCCGACCTTCCGGCCTTTGCGCTGAGCCGCACTGTGCATGCCGCCCGGCTGATTCGGTCCTGGGTC
Proteins encoded in this window:
- a CDS encoding amidase family protein, yielding MTKPMPPRADRPPRAATAVVLAAVLVGCGPRGPEGPVQVYETSITELQEAMEEGRTTAVALVDAYLARVEAYDRAGPELRALISLNPRAREEAEALDGERAESGPRGPLHGIPIVLKDNFGTADQPTTAGSVSLEGMVPPEDATVVRMLREAGAVILGKTNLHEFAFGYTSISSLGGQTRNPYDPSRNPGGSSGGTGAAVSASFAAIGYGTDTCGSIRVPAAFNGLFGIRPTKGLASVQGLVPLSHTQDTPGPLARTVEDLAIGLAAIAGPDPNDPATMVPRPSLVEGFQDALRADALRGARIGVLGSYFGAGEAEAEVSAVVRSALARMEEGGAEIVEVVIPGLDTLLAGTSVITQEFREDLRAYLSAIPGAPVGSLEEIIAGGLHDPAVEGVLRTSSATEGPDSDGYRRALGRRDRVREVVIAFLDDQGLDAIAYPSARREPAPVGESQGGINCQLSAATGLPALVAPAALTASGLPVGIELLGRPFDEGRLIGLAYAYERLVNPRVPPPTTPPF
- a CDS encoding deoxyhypusine synthase family protein encodes the protein MGAIRVFMDKHYLHFNARETVEAARAYEAHLAKGGKMLVSLAGAMSTGELGISLSRMIRENKVHAISCTGANLEEDVFNLLGHDEYELVPDWRALSASDEQALYERGMNRVTDTCIPEDIMRHIESRLLDRWSSACREGTRTFPSEYLFDILASGELDEHYQGDPQNSWLLAAMEKGVPVYSPGWEDSTTGNMFAANVLVGKVPHHQCVKTGTEQFAALIEWYLANNGLAEGLPSVGFFQIGGGIAGDFAICAVPSIIQDMRRETPFWGYFCQISDAEVSYGGYSGAVPNEKITWGKLAPDTPKFLIKSDATIVAPLIFGYLLGD